The Moorena producens PAL-8-15-08-1 genomic interval TCTTAGTATGATGAAAATAGAAGACTATTTTGATTTTATTGCTCCTGATGATATTCGTATCAAAGGAACGCGAGTGGGCATTGAGAATGTGCTGTATGAGTACATTTATCGTAATCGTACTCCCGAAGAAATTCTTAACTGTTTTTACACCATTACCTTAGAACAAGTTTATGCCACAATTCTTTATTACTTAAACAACAAAGAAGTTGTCAGCCAATATATTTCTGACTGGCTGGAATGGAGTCATCAGCAACAAAAAGCTCAAGAACTCAACCCTCCTTCAGGCATAGTTAGATTACGAAAATTAAAAGCGGAACAAGAAGCGAAGAATAAAGCCTATGAGTCTGAATTATCTGCTGGATGAAAATGTAAATCCAGTCTATCAGATTCAACTACGTCGGCAAGCACCTGATTTAGTTGTCAGAGCTGTTGGAGATCCAGCCACTCCACCAAAAGGTACACAAGACCCAGAAATTATATGCTGGTGTGAGGAATATGATTTTGTATTGGTAACCAATAACCGCAAGTCAATGCCTGTAAACTTAGCAGATCACCTAACTGAAGGTAGACATGTACCAGGAATTTTTATTCTAAGTCCAAAATTGAATATCGGTGAAACTATTCAACAGCTAATCTTTATAGCTGAGGCATCATTTGAAAATGAATACCAAGACCAAATTATTCATTTGACAATGATATAAACTGATTACATAGCGTTAGTTGATTAAGGTAAGGTTTTGCACCCCTAGCCCCCCAACATTCATGGAAAATCACAGTACCATAGCTTAACGGCAATCATCCCATCATGCCCATAGGTCAAACCTTACCCTTACCAGACATCCAACTGTCTTACCTAGAAGACAACCAAGGCTAAACC includes:
- a CDS encoding DUF433 domain-containing protein, giving the protein MKIEDYFDFIAPDDIRIKGTRVGIENVLYEYIYRNRTPEEILNCFYTITLEQVYATILYYLNNKEVVSQYISDWLEWSHQQQKAQELNPPSGIVRLRKLKAEQEAKNKAYESELSAG
- a CDS encoding DUF5615 family PIN-like protein; protein product: MSLNYLLDENVNPVYQIQLRRQAPDLVVRAVGDPATPPKGTQDPEIICWCEEYDFVLVTNNRKSMPVNLADHLTEGRHVPGIFILSPKLNIGETIQQLIFIAEASFENEYQDQIIHLTMI